The Candidatus Dormiibacterota bacterium DNA segment ACCCGGTAGCCCTGGTGAGTGATCGCCATGCGCAGCATGTCTAGCCGAAGGTGAAGCAGTAGGCCTCGACGCCCGCATCGAGGAACTCGATCTCGAAAGTCCGGCCCTCAATATCGCCCGGCTGGCGGATGAGCTGGTAGAGCCGCTGATCATCCGCAGTGCCCTGGCCCTGACTGTCGACGTCGGTTCCATGGGTGGCGCCTGCGGCCTTGCCATCGATAAAGACGCGAAACCGCACCGCAGCGGCACCTTTGGGCGGTCCCATGACGAGGTTGACGTCACGGGCATGAAAGCGAAAGGCGATACGCGCGTTCGCCTCGTTGAGAACCGCTGCCCGTCCCGTGATCGTCCAAAGTCCAGATAGGGCCCAATCGTTCAGGTTCAGACGGCTGGGAACGGTATAGGTGCGAGGCTTGTTCGGGACCGCACCACCGGGCGACGCAAAACCTTCCGCCTGCTCGTAGCCGGTGTAGGTCTCTCCCGACTCGAGGGTGCTCCCTTCGGCGCCAACCTCGGTTCCCTCCGGTTGGACCGTTACCAGGTCATCGCGGAATCCGCTGAATCCCGCGTCCGCAAGCAACTGCTCAAGGATCATCTCCGACATCTCGTAGGCGCCCTCGCCGAAGTGATGGGCTCGGATCCGTCCCTGGGCATCCGCAAGATAGAGCGCCGGCCAGTAGTTGTTGTCGAACGCCCGCCAGACCCCGTAGTTGCTGTCGACCGCGATTGGGTAGTCGACCCCCAGTGCTTTTGCTTGCTTGCGGACGTTGTCAATGTCTCCCTCAAACGGAAATTCCGGCGTATGGACGCCGATCACCACCAGGCCTTTGTCGCCGTATTTCTCAGCCCAGGCACGAACGTAGGGAAACGTCCGCAACCAGTTGACGCAGGTAAAGGTCCAGAAGTCGACAAGAACGACTTTCCCCCGCAGGTCAGCCGGCGACAACGGCTCGGAATTGAGCCACCCCGTTGCGCCGGCAAAC contains these protein-coding regions:
- a CDS encoding thioredoxin family protein, whose product is MKAKQIFFAGTHPAGVEPPREAVKVDDQLMQQLKARAAKLPIEGELASFAGATGWLNSEPLSPADLRGKVVLVDFWTFTCVNWLRTFPYVRAWAEKYGDKGLVVIGVHTPEFPFEGDIDNVRKQAKALGVDYPIAVDSNYGVWRAFDNNYWPALYLADAQGRIRAHHFGEGAYEMSEMILEQLLADAGFSGFRDDLVTVQPEGTEVGAEGSTLESGETYTGYEQAEGFASPGGAVPNKPRTYTVPSRLNLNDWALSGLWTITGRAAVLNEANARIAFRFHARDVNLVMGPPKGAAAVRFRVFIDGKAAGATHGTDVDSQGQGTADDQRLYQLIRQPGDIEGRTFEIEFLDAGVEAYCFTFG